A region from the Theobroma cacao cultivar B97-61/B2 unplaced genomic scaffold, Criollo_cocoa_genome_V2, whole genome shotgun sequence genome encodes:
- the LOC108663954 gene encoding receptor-like protein 12 has protein sequence MDPSVYVLLNKHFGILIALQDSGLTRQPISILHVSLLITIITNMGCLLIFYQLLCLLLFCLSSQPTLSSSSFAPSATPLCSHNEAFALMKFKRSFSIDETASLGCEYSSTPSYPKTDSWKEGTDCCSWDGVTCDNITGHVIGLDLSCSWLYGAIPSNSSLFHLPHLQNLNLAQNHFNFSKMSSEFARFKSLKLLNLTDSVFAGQIPLQISHLSKLVSLDLSRNYLQTIDKRTLGGLVQNLTEVRQLFLHGINMSSINPIVLMNISSSLSSLSLEGCGLQGKFPENIFHLPNLKLLNLRYNHDLNIYLPNFNQSNHFELLDLSLTNLSGALPNSIGNLVSLKHLDLSYTSLSGALPNSIGNLVSLKDLDLHQTSLSGALPNSIGNLVSLENLDLSFTNLSGALRNPIRNLRSLKYLSLSGAPLCPCSLNLIRNLVSLEELHLEACNISGIMLRSLGNYFSGQIPSSLTNLSQLKWLDISDNQLEGSIPNEVTAFPNLIHLDLSFNFLNGTLPSSISQLVNLTRLDVSSNNLSGIVESDLFSKLQNLQSLDLSYNNLYFNSNHTSTDYTLPNLYSLYLSSCNVNKFPQFLRGSKVLETLDLSNNRIYGKIPKWMWDVGKDSLFYLNLSHNFMTELEQLPWKNIEILDLSSNLIQGDLLIPPLTTSIFFISNNNLNGEMSDLICNVSYLEILDISHNHLSGIIPQCFGKLSKSLRMLNLGTNKLHGTIPSTIAKGCQLENLNLNANQLEGPLTRPILNCRSLQVLDLGNNKINATFPHWLGNLQELKVLVMKSNQMHGSINGKMRTHYFRKLQILDLSNNSFTGQLPTGYIENFKAMMNVKENRNVMPYIGRSDVTMGNFYSYSVHLIEKGQEVELMKIFATLTIIDLSNNKFEGEIPRVIGNLSSVIGLNLSHNYLVGHIPPSFGNLINLEWLDLSSNKLDGKIPEQLLNLTMLSSLNLSKNELVGHIPEGKQFNTFENSSYEGNTGLCGFPLSRDCSSNEAQQPPPSNLQEEDGSKSEIRFGWKVVLIGYMSGFMFGVAMGYAVFWTGQPKWIVSLVEARHHRRPKKSNKNARTSRTRSW, from the exons ATGGACCCCTCTGTTTATGTCTTGCTCAACAAACACTTTGGCATCCTTATAGCATTGCAAGACTCGGGTTTGACTCGGCAGCCTATAAGTATACTGCATGTTTCTCTTCTCATAACCATAATCACAAACATGGGTTGCTTACTAATCTTCTATCAGCTTCTCTGTCTTCTGTTGTTTTGCTTGAGTTCTCAGCCTACTCTTTCATCCTCTTCATTTGCCCCTTCAGCGACACCCCTATGCTCTCACAACGAGGCTTTTGCTTTGATGAAATTTAAACGGTCCTTTTCCATCGACGAAACTGCTTCTTTGGGATGCGAATATTCTAGCACCCCATCTTATCCTAAGACTGATTCGTGGAAGGAAGGGACTGATTGCTGCTCATGGGATGGAGTCACTTGCGACAATATAACAGGCCATGTGATTGGCCTTGACCTTAGTTGCAGTTGGTTATATGGTGCCATTCCTTCCAATAGCAGTCTTTTCCATCTTCCACATCTGCAGAACCTTAACCTCGCACAGAACCATTTTAACTTTTCCAAGATGTCATCTGAGTTTGCTcggtttaaaagtctaaagcTACTCAACCTCACGGACTCAGTCTTTGCAGGACAAATTCCACTCCAAATCTCCCACTTGTCAAAGTTGGTTTCACTTGATCTCTCTCGGAATTATCTTCAAACAATTGACAAACGTACTTTGGGAGGACTTGTTCAGAACCTAACAGAGGTGAGACAACTGTTTCTTCATGGAATCAACATGTCTTCTATTAATCCTATTGTCTTGATGAATATATCCTCTTCTTTAAGCTCTCTTAGTCTTGAAGGTTGTGGTTTGCAAGGAAAATTCCCAGAAAACATTTTTCACCTGCCAAACCTCAAGTTGCTCAATTTACGATACAATCATGATCTCAATATCTATCTTCCAAACTTCAACCAGAGCAACCATTTTGAGCTATTAGATCTAAGTCTTACAAATCTCTCTGGAGCATTGCCTAATTCCATTGGCAATTTAGTTTCATTGAAACATTTGGATCTAAGTTACACATCCCTCTCTGGAGCATTGCCTAATTCCATTGGTAATTTAGTTTCATTGAAAGATTTGGATCTACATCAGACGTCCCTCTCTGGAGCATTGCCTAATTCCATTGGCAATTTAGTTTCATTGGAAAATTTGGATCTAAGTTTTACGAATCTCTCTGGAGCATTGCGTAATCCCATCCGCAATCTACGATCTTTGAAGTATTTGTCTTTATCAGGGGCTCCTCTATGTCCTTGTTCACTTAACTTAATTCGTAACCTAGTTTCTTTGGAGGAATTGCATCTCGAAGCATGTAACATTTCAGGAATAATGCTGAGATCATTGGGGAATTATTTTAGTGGACAGATTCCATCCTCACTCACAAACCTATCTCAACTTAAATGGTTGGACATCTCTGACAATCAACTAGAAGGTTCCATTCCAAATGAGGTAACTGCTTTTCCTAATCTAATCCATCTAGacttatcttttaattttctcaacGGTACACTTC CATCTTCAATATCTCAACTTGTGAACCTTACTAGGCTTGATGTATCATCAAATAATCTTAGTGGAATTGTAGAATCTGACCTGTTTTCAAAACTCCAAAATCTCCAATCCCTTGATCTTTCATATAACAATCTATACTtcaactctaaccataccagTACTGATTATACATTGCCTAATCTTTATTCTTTGTATCTGTCATCTTGCAATGTCAATAAATTCCCCCAATTTTTAAGAGGCTCAAAAGTTTTGGAAACGTTAGACCTTTCCAATAATAGAATCTACGGCAAGATTCCCAAATGGATGTGGGATGTTGGGAAAGACTCTTTGTTTTACTTAAATCTATCTCACAACTTTATGACAGAATTAGAGCAACTTCCATGGAAGAATATTGAAATTCTTGATCTCAGTTCGAATTTGATTCAAGGAGATCTTCTAATTCCACCTTTGACaacatctattttttttatctcaaatAACAATTTGAATGGAGAGATGTCTGATCTCATATGCAATGTGAGCTATCTTGAAATTTTAGACATATCTCACAACCATTTGAGTGGGATTATTCCGCAATGTTTTGGAAAATTAAGCAAAAGCCTTCGTATGTTGAATCTAGGGACAAACAAACTTCATGGAACCATTCCTTCAACAATTGCAAAGGGATGTCAATTGGAGAATCTTAATTTGAATGCTAATCAATTGGAAGGGCCTTTAACACGACCCATCCTTAATTGTAGAAGTCTACAAGTACTAGATTTGGGCAACAATAAGATCAATGCTACATTCCCTCATTGGCTGGGAAATCTTCAAGAGCTAAAAGTTCTTGtaatgaaatcaaatcaaatgcACGGTTCCATAAATGGCAAAATGCGTACGCATTATTTTCGTAAGTTGCAAATTTTGGATCTCTCCAACAACAGTTTTACAGGACAGTTGCCAACTGGGTACATAGAAAATTTCAAGGCTATGATGAAtgtcaaagaaaatagaaatgtCATGCCGTATATCGGGCGTTCTGATGTTACAATGGGTAACTTTTACAGCTATTCTGTTCATTTGATCGAAAAAGGGCAAGAGGTtgaattaatgaaaatatttgccACATTAACGATCATTGATTTATCAAATAACAAGTTTGAAGGAGAGATTCCAAGAGTTATTGGAAACCTTAGTTCAGTCATTGGGCTTAACCTTTCTCATAATTACCTTGTTGGTCATATTCCACCATCATTTGGAAATTTGATCAATCTTGAATGGTTAGATCTATCCTCAAACAAGCTGGATGGAAAGATTCCTGAGCAATTGCTGAATCTGACAATGCTTTCTTCCCTAAACCTTTCCAAGAATGAACTTGTTGGGCACATACCTGAAGGCAAACAATTCAACACATTTGAGAACAGTTCCTATGAAGGGAATACTGGATTATGCGGTTTTCCACTCTCTAGAGATTGCAGCAGTAATGAAGCACAACAGCCACCACCTTCAAATTTACAAGAAGAAGATGGCTCAAAATCTGAAATTAGATTTGGGTGGAAAGTTGTGCTAATCGGATACATGTCCGGATTTATGTTTGGAGTGGCTATGGGATATGCTGTTTTTTGGACCGGTCAACCCAAATGGATTGTGAGCTTGGTTGAAGCCAGACATCATCGAAGGCCAAAAAAGTCAAACAAGAATGCTCGCACTAGTCGGACAAGGAGTTGGTAA